A DNA window from Coffea arabica cultivar ET-39 chromosome 6c, Coffea Arabica ET-39 HiFi, whole genome shotgun sequence contains the following coding sequences:
- the LOC113694030 gene encoding peptide methionine sulfoxide reductase B5, translating to MTAAPGSVQKSEEEWRAVLSPEQFRILRQKGTEYPGTGEYDKFYGEGVYNCAGCGTPLYRSTTKFNSGCGWPAFYEGIPGAINRTPDPDGRRIEITCAACGGHLGHVFKGEGFPTPTDERHCVNSISLKFTPANSDAKI from the coding sequence ATGACTGCTGCACCCGGATCAGTTCAGAAGTCTGAGGAAGAATGGCGTGCAGTTCTTTCTCCTGAACAGTTCCGCATTCTCAGACAAAAAGGGACCGAGTATCCAGGTACAGGGGAATATGACAAGTTCTATGGTGAAGGTGTCTACAACTGTGCAGGATGTGGAACTCCCCTGTATAGGTCCACAACTAAATTTAACTCTGGATGTGGATGGCCAGCGTTCTATGAGGGCATTCCTGGAGCAATAAATCGCACTCCTGACCCAGATGGAAGGAGGATAGAAATTACATGTGCTGCTTGTGGTGGGCATCTTGGTCATGTGTTTAAGGGTGAAGGATTCCCGACACCAACAGACGAGCGTCATTGTGTCAATAGCATTTCACTCAAGTTCACTCCTGCAAATTCTGATGCCAAAATATGA
- the LOC113692578 gene encoding protein TEEBE-like, with protein MASILSLCILFIMCIYQSLSFAAVAPFLDGLLENGNFEEGPKVSNLKKRQIIGKYSLPKWEIHGIVEYVSSGPQPGGFYFAIPRGAQAARLGNEASISQYVKVKPGAMYSLTFAVTRTCAQDEKLRVSVPGFSTELPIQTLFSSDGGDTYAWAVKATSDVFKVTFHNPGIQEDPTGGPLLDAIAIKEILPLRYTKGNLVKNGDFETGPHVFKNFSTGVLLLPKRTDIYSSLPGWIVESLKPVKYVDSKHFSVPQGLAAIELVGGIETAIAQIIRTVPNKFYFLSFAFGDARNGCHGSMTIEAFAARKTIKVSFTSTGIGGSKTAILKFQALSNRTRITFYSPNYHTKLHDYGHICGPVLDDVIVFPLK; from the exons ATGGCTTCCATTCTCTCCCTCTGCATTTTATTCATAATGTGTATTTACCAAAGCCTTTCTTTCGCGGCTGTTGCGCCATTTCTTGATG GTCTACTAGAAAATGGTAACTTTGAGGAAGGGCCAAAGGTATCAAACCTTAAGAAAAGACAGATCATAGGAAAATACTCCTTGCCCAAATGGGAAATTCATGGCATAGTTGAATATGTTTCAAGTGGACCGCAACCTGGTGGTTTTTACTTCGCAATCCCTCGTGGGGCTCAGGCAGCGAGGCTTGGAAATGAGGCTTCCATATCTCAATATGTTAAGGTGAAACCTGGAGCAATGTACTCATTGACCTTTGCAGTCACCAGGACTTGTGCCCAAGATGAGAAGCTAAGGGTTTCTGTCCCTGGTTTTTCGACTGAACTCCCAATTCAAACACTGTTTAGCAGCGATGGTGGTGATACTTATGCATGGGCTGTTAAGGCAACTTCTGATGTTTTCAAGGTTACATTTCATAATCCTGGaattcaagaggatcctaccgGTGGACCTCTTCTGGATGCAATtgcaatcaaggagatacttcCTCTCAGATACACTAAGG GTAACTTGGtcaaaaatggtgattttgaaACCGGCCCTCATGTGTTCAAGAATTTCTCAACTGGGGTGCTGCTCCTCCCTAAGAGGACGGACATCTACTCATCGCTCCCTGGATGGATTGTTGAATCCCTCAAACCAGTTAAGTATGTTGACTCGAAGCATTTCTCCGTTCCCCAGGGACTTGCAGCTATTGAATTGGTTGGAGGAATAGAAACAGCTATTGCACAAATCATAAGAACAGTACCTAACAAGTTCTACTTTCTTTCCTTCGCTTTTGGGGATGCTAGGAATGGTTGTCATGGATCAATGACGATTGAAGCTTTTGCAGCTAGgaaaaccataaaagtttcattTACATCAACTGGAATTGGTGGATCCAAGACTGCCATCCTCAAGTTTCAAGCACTTTCAAACAGAACAAGAATAACCTTTTATAGCCCAAATTATCACACAAAGCTTCATGACTATGGTCACATATGTGGTCCTGTTTTGGATGATGTTATAGTGTTTCCTCTCAAATAG